In one window of Candidatus Kinetoplastibacterium blastocrithidii (ex Strigomonas culicis) DNA:
- the ybeY gene encoding rRNA maturation RNase YbeY — protein MNLAQKNKKPYIKLNFQYEVTNIYIDEKLLKKWIEKSINISFLHCHYNTCSKLKLNIRMVNEKEIQEINKTFRKKNNATNVITFEYGIEHDCLIGDIVICPPIVKMEAEQQKKTFQDHAAHITIHGVLHALGFDHLNEEDAMRMEAIEIEILNKFNIKNPYL, from the coding sequence ATGAACTTAGCTCAAAAAAATAAAAAACCTTATATAAAGTTAAATTTTCAATATGAAGTTACGAATATATATATTGATGAAAAATTACTGAAAAAATGGATAGAAAAATCTATAAACATATCTTTCTTGCACTGCCATTATAATACATGCAGTAAACTAAAATTGAACATTAGAATGGTAAATGAGAAGGAAATCCAAGAAATCAATAAAACATTCAGAAAAAAGAACAATGCAACGAATGTTATAACGTTTGAATATGGTATAGAACATGATTGTCTAATTGGGGATATTGTTATTTGCCCTCCTATAGTAAAAATGGAAGCAGAACAACAAAAAAAAACTTTTCAGGATCATGCAGCACACATAACAATACATGGAGTACTACATGCACTAGGGTTTGATCACTTAAATGAAGAAGATGCTATGAGAATGGAAGCAATAGAAATTGAAATACTGAATAAATTTAATATAAAAAATCCATATTTATAA